A single genomic interval of Lodderomyces elongisporus chromosome 8, complete sequence harbors:
- the COX12 gene encoding Cytochrome c oxidase subunit 6B (BUSCO:EOG09265JVH), protein MPIDAATFKFETPQFDPRFPNQNQSKHCAQTYIDYHKCINAKGEDFEPCQLFFKTFTSLCPLAWVEKWDDQRSAGTFPVNLDA, encoded by the coding sequence ATGCCAATTGACGCAGCTACATTCAAGTTCGAGACTCCACAATTCGACCCAAGATTCCCTAACCAGAACCAATCCAAGCACTGTGCTCAAACATATATCGATTACCACAAATGTATAAATGCTAAAGGTGAAGACTTTGAGCCATGTCAGTTATTCTTCAAGACGTTCACTTCATTGTGTCCTCTTGCATGGGTTGAGAAGTGGGATGACCAAAGAAGTGCCGGTACTTTCCCAGTCAACTTGGATGCTTAA
- a CDS encoding uncharacterized protein (BUSCO:EOG09264XYD), translating to MVYYFLSKTKSSSLSNKKSSSPFSADEEDVEPQQTIEHTIFMGKDKFENDHLLKHSHPQNIWFHVDNLSSAHVYLQLTSEELCSNTPNSYPSNLSSFPSFHINETLLNQLAQLTKSNSIKGNKINNVTIIYTPVENLHHDGTMDVGTVSYKNPKLVRRVHVPKKENAILNALKKTQQEVSMDVFIADQESIKKQVKNMEKSGMSKQLDKWAMQEQEQRLEEEEEAKGRKKKGGRKLKGDPYADLFTEENVASSRGFDEDDFW from the coding sequence ATGGTTTACTACTTTTTGTCAAAGACTAAATCACTGCTGTTGAGCAATAAGAAAAGCAGTTCGCCATTTTCTGCCGATGAGGAAGATGTCGAACCTCAACAAACCATTGAGCATACAATATTTATGGGTAAAGATAAATTTGAAAACGACCACTTGTTAAAACATTCTCATCCACAGAATATTTGGTTCCACGTTGACAATTTGTCCTCTGCTCATGTATATCTTCAGCTCACTTCTGAGGAACTATGCTCCAATACTCCAAACTCGTACCCTTCAAACCTTTCATCATTCCCCAGTTTTCATATTAATGAAACACTACTCAACCAGTTGGCACAACTTACAAAGTCCAATAGTATAAAgggaaacaaaattaataaTGTAACTATTATTTATACACCAGTGGAGAATTTGCACCATGATGGAACCATGGACGTTGGCACAGTATCGTATAAAAATCCCAAATTAGTGCGACGTGTTCATGTTCCAAAAAAGGAGAATGCCATTCTAAATGCATTGAAAAAGACTCAACAGGAAGTATCTATGGATGTGTTTATAGCCGATCAAGAAAGTATTAAAAAGCAAGTAAAAAACATGGAGAAAAGTGGGATGCTGAAACAGTTGGATAAATGGGCAATGcaagaacaagagcaaagattagaagaagaagaagaagcaaaagggaggaagaaaaaaggtgGAAGGAAATTGAAAGGTGATCCATATGCAGATTTGTTTACTGAGGAAAACGTAGCAAGTTCTCGTGGCTTTGACGAGGATGACTTTTGGTAG
- the CDC39 gene encoding CCR4-NOT core subunit cdc39 (BUSCO:EOG092600SK): protein MASLYLVYSETALFSPFESPGGKNQRQQQTKVAQVTQQQQGKKQEEKENVARDPELTKAIINQLCILLLTVDYSTVDSHFKQIRFILSKEVGGNNSQVCFNYYQKLISLIRLGDFSNKKLTPVEHIFAKELNFIATDLRITDSLLDLFDQQLNFAQKSIVDFVVKFDCDIIFSFILLIRYNNPSNTEAARAFIRDHSLELSDLLKDRKFPQNYNWSLLLESILNTPYFPFLHKLLILSSLKAFKLTIEPISKFYQNILKMSFKELITEVGFDDLVPEKLLPSLLQIKPNEVDEGIALVLAEILIPGSQGINKNAHLQQQTLPEANAKGAQLQASFRAIEAQSGTNKLSINWYEVFNHMQQNLFEAGRRYKLPTAVSLTQFLSSLDFKQEPLDIFFNYDWYFDKTLLYLLQTADPAQGAYDISLSNNLALCFEEDKATPPQPGRRNILRFINIGKFELKALSGAQAQQVTKHLNEKEVKLNTFINQQFDHDYRVFPEYVLAAAVSMIERTPFINDLVDTLFGLLMDSDSPTLPKVMRVMSETGLAISQLVSYYNSRKTVVAAQKVANVASRIGIINEVIAQFWTTDINSAVSVLVESSFYGVDIKGELDTKLKDQQFKKPLYIALLDVLNERAQKDYEAFQQHQQREQNPQSASGGIPPSLSRQLPFLKISTVNTLVEKLKNSSGLIDLKKWKNLQILILTTYPRLINFGSGHDEVILANEAKSTFFPQEVELEMKEYYSKMYSKAVEIPEVVDALIKMKSSDDPHQQDVFACMIHSLLDEYKFFSEYPLAALASTSLLFGALLENDLIHGTTLTVALNFIFESCNQPPESKLFKFAVQSLYNFKSKLHEYPIYCKHLLECQSLATHAKMYQVVKDAANGIPCGGANSATGATQTPTPDVGPKYQSINYVEQAVGSVQQEEPSEEIKDKLLFAVNNMTMENMRLTEIKSHLQEAYYAWFADYLVGDRARAEPNNHKLYSDLVESLADPIFTEYVMNVTMKEVFTIIRNFKDSRSERNQLKNLGAWLGRITLAIDKPLRRDLIALKFLLVEAYDFKSLPLIIPFVCKILDQAQFSRVFKPPNPWILGIMSVLAELYEHADLKLQLKFEVEVLLNSFEMKVTDLEQSTIIRNHSSDATALAQMFGLLPQVGQAQLTSELSRLNLDAGSGSSDSPSSNVPLFPPQAGIKKQLQQFQQPPLSLQQQQAQAQAQAQAQVPANSIHAPQPQQVQPQTQQESGWDTSFSQLVGNSVFTQHANLRRAFQASLSRAVRECAIPIMNRVSEAVLVTTEYLIKKDFATEVDVDKFRQSYRRLAQQLAHSMVLCSGKKILAETIEATMLQLLGNNPNDIPMLELSNAVQANVGLCVDIVDKIATNNITDLIDERMRPYILNRERHKFGQPYIENGTPESSLRLPEPLGLSTRGLSAQQLKIYEHFGEFSGVERSNAPTPLIAQPQPHQPLVQQLPQQLPQHLPQHLQQQQSQQQSQQQQQQQQQQQYQQQQQQVLQQSQPHQLQQITQDFPAHQQQSRMLQEDVASVEQLFAIITQYCEKAINLLADVTETKIADLPPNHPIMTALTQALSIAQANAIKFPDLLLKAAQYAVNCLFTQAHENSIANEIYVIMLDKLCEFSPSTAKDVTWWLVNSSDQRKFNMPVILSLLKVQLIQPTKLDSSIGALIKESNNPVVVKFGATLLYSIFTAEDLARPIALRSEFAHTLDALYEYQRLQFNDNDEENKQAKAEVDKLFEVLGKADPVSKELFAQLGYVFAEWVRLLSHGNEQSKKDASEEDFIAGLVESGILTNPVHFKSFWKAAIEISVALFGTEHELRSRTQHEAYLSVDCLAILVVRVVMNVENEAHAISYLKNIIGVVLFNLISEHEEAKAAWNERAYFRFFSSLLSAWNDVSVLDNDATKSLDSQFFQFIGECFNSLQPIVLPGFTFAWISLISHRMFLPRLMELPDGEGYAVGVKLLSALFKFQDTYQLKENSHDVSNVTFKAINRIFVGLLHEYPDFLVECHYQLIAAAPRGYIQLKNIILSASPKSMTIPDPFTPGLKVERLPEINDAPKVFYKPMDDLIRAGLKKPVETFLRIPSSSLVRAIYNGLKLAQPKQSDMFGIPETVNFNHKLVNALVLHVGMNAVAEKSPAGRNSFNSKSSQVALLVDLMNYGSNEFKYLLISSIANQLRYPNSHTHWFIGIILHFFLSNTLWNTSGSKLAVQEIITRVLLERRIVNKPHPWGLTIVFLELVKNDDFGFFDLPFVKNSIDEVKTIFDTLADNVKGSN from the exons ATGGCGTCATTGTATCTAGTGTACTCTGAAA CTGCTTTGTTCTCACCATTTG AGAGCCCCGGGGGCAAAAACCAGAGGCagcaacaaacaaaagtagCACAAGTaacacaacaacagcaaggaaagaaacaggaggaaaaagaaaacgttGCTAGAGACCCAGAACTTACCAAGGCTATAATCAATCAACTTTGCATCTTACTTTTAACAGTAGACTACTCAACTGTTGACTCGCATTTCAAGCAGATCAGATTCATCTTACTGAAAGAAGTAGGTGGCAACAACTCACAAGTTTGTTTTAATTACTACCAAAAACTTATTAGTTTAATCAGACTCGGTGATTTTTCCAATAAGAAATTAACACCAGTGGAACatatttttgcaaaagaatTAAATTTTATTGCAACTGACTTGAGAATAACCGACTCGTTACTCGACCTATTTGATCAACAGTTAAATTTCGCTCAAAAAAGTATTGTTGATTTCGTAGTCAAGTTTGATTGTGATatcatcttttcttttatcttaTTAATTCGATACAATAATCCATCAAACACAGAAGCCGCTAGAGCATTTATCAGAGACCACTCATTAGAGCTTTCCGATTTACTCAAGGATAGAAAATTTCCACAAAACTACAATTGGAGCCTTTTATTAGAGTCAATTTTAAACACTCCATACTTTCCGTTTTTGCATAAACTATTAATTCTTAGTTCATTAAAAGCTTTCAAGTTAACTATCGAACCAATAAGCAAATTTTACCAAAATATACTCAAGATGTCCTTTAAAGAATTAATTACAGAAGTTGGATTTGACGACTTAGTACCTGAAAAATTGTTACCCAGCTTGTTGCAGATTAAACCAAATGAGGTTGACGAGGGTATTGCATTGGTTCTAGCAGAGATCTTGATTCCTGGGTCACAAGGGATCAATAAGAATGCACaccttcaacaacaaacattGCCAGAGGCTAACGCCAAGGGAGCACAACTTCAAGCAAGCTTCCGAGCCATTGAGGCACAACTGGGCACGAACAAACTTAGCATCAATTGGTATGAGGTGTTTAACCATATGCAGCAAAACCTATTTGAAGCAGGTCGGAGATATAAACTTCCAACAGCAGTTAGCTTGACACAGTTTTTGTCATCATTGGACTTTAAACAGGAGCCATtagatatttttttcaactacGATTGGTATTTTGACAAGACATTACTTTACCTTTTGCAAACTGCTGATCCGGCGCAAGGTGCTTATGACATATCCTTACTGAACAACTTGGCACTTTGCTTTGAAGAAGACAAGGCAACCCCTCCCCAACCAGGAAGACGAAATATCTTACGTTTCATCAATATCGGTAAGTTTGAGTTGAAAGCATTGTCTGGTGCTCAGGCTCAGCAGGTGACTAAACACCTcaacgaaaaagaagtCAAGCTTAATACCTTTAtcaatcaacaatttgATCATGATTATAGAGTGTTTCCTGAATACGTGTTGGCAGCTGCAGTCTCTATGATTGAAAGGACGCCTTTTATCAATGACTTGGTCGACACATTATTTGGATTGTTGATGGATAGCGATTCGCCGACATTACCCAAGGTTATGCGTGTAATGCTGGAGACTGGTTTGGCCATTTCACAATTGGTAAGTTATTATAATAGCAGAAAgactgttgttgctgctcaAAAAGTAGCTAACGTGGCCTCGAGGATTGGTATTATAAACGAAGTGATTGCTCAATTTTGGACAACAGATATCAATAGTGCAGTAAGTGTTCTTGTTGAATCATCTTTTTATGGCGTCGATATCAAGGGTGAATTGGATACTAAATTGAAAGATCAGCAATTCAAAAAACCGTTGTACATTGCTTTGCTTGATGTTCTTAACGAAAGAGCACAAAAGGATTATGAAGCAttccaacaacatcaacaacgtGAACAAAACCCACAATCAGCTAGTGGTGGTATTCcaccttctctttctcgtCAACTTCCATTCTTGAAAATTAGTACAGTTAACACGTTGGtagaaaaattgaaaaacagCAGtggattgattgatttgaagaaatggaaaaactTGCAAATCTTGATCTTGACCACTTACCCAAGACTCATCAATTTTGGTAGTGGTCATGATGAAGTCATCTTGGCCAATGAGGCaaaatcaacttttttcCCTCAGGAAGTGGAGTTGGAAATGAAAGAGTATTATTCAAAAATGTACAGCAAGGCAGTTGAAATTCCAGAGGTTGTTGATGCATTAATCAAAATGAAGTCTAGTGATGACCCCCACCAGCAAGATGTATTTGCATGCATGATTCATTCGCTTTTGGATGAGTATAAGTTTTTTTCTGAATACCCATTAGCTGCATTGGCTTCAACTTCGTTATTGTTTGGTGCATTGTTGGAGAATGATTTGATTCATGGAACAACACTTACAGTCGCCCTCAATTTCATCTTTGAGTCATGTAATCAACCACCAGAGTCAAagcttttcaaatttgCTGTACAATCATTGTATAAtttcaaatcaaaattgCATGAGTACCCTATTTATTGTAAACACTTGTTGGAATGTCAATCATTGGCAACGCATGCCAAGATGTATCAAGTGGTGAAAGATGCGGCAAATGGAATACCATGTGGTGGTGCTAACTCGGCTACAGGTGCAACTCAAACACCTACTCCCGACGTTGGACCCAAATATCAATCTATCAATTACGTTGAGCAAGCTGTAGGATCAGTGCAACAAGAAGAGCCATCTGAAGAAATCAAGGATAAATTGTTATTTGCAGTCAATAATATGACAATGGAAAATATGAGATTGACCGAGATCAAGAGTCATTTGCAAGAGGCATATTATGCTTGGTTTGCTGATTATTTGGTGGGAGATAGGGCTAGAGCCGAGCCAAATAACCATAAATTGTACTCGGATTTGGTTGAGAGCTTGGCAGATCCAATATTTACCGAATATGTGATGAATGTTACTATGAAAGAAGTATTCACCATCATTAGGAATTTCAAGGACTCGAGATCAGAGAGAAACCAGTTGAAGAATCTTGGTGCTTGGTTGGGAAGAATTACTTTAGCCATTGATAAACCATTGCGCAGAGATTTGATTGCATTGAAGTTCCTCCTTGTTGAGGCATACGACTTTAAGTCTTTGCCATTGATCATTCCATTCGTGTGTAAGATTTTGGACCAAGCACAATTTTCAAGAGTGTTTAAGCCTCCAAACCCATGGATTTTAGGTATAATGAGTGTTTTGGCTGAGTTGTACGAGCATGCTGATTTGAAGCTTCAGCTCAagtttgaagttgaagtgTTGCTCAACTCATTTGAAATGAAAGTAACTGATCTTGAACAAAGCACAATTATTAGAAACCACAGCAGTGACGCTACCGCATTAGCTCAAATGTTTGGTCTTCTTCCACAAGTTGGACAAGCTCAACTTACCTCAGAATTGTCAAGATTGAATTTGGATGCTGGTAGTGGAAGTAGCGACCTGCCAAGTTCTAATGTTCCATTATTCCCACCGCAGGCTGGCATTAAAAAGCAACTACAACAATTTCAGCAACCTCCGCTTTcacttcaacaacaacaagcacaGGCTCAAGCTCAAGCTCAAGCTCAAGTACCAGCAAACTCTATCCACGCGCCTCAACCACAACAAGTACAACCGCAAACTCAGCAAGAATCTGGTTGGGATACCAGTTTCAGCCAGTTAGTGGGCAATTCTGTATTCACTCAACATGCTAATTTGAGAAGAGCTTTCCAAGCTTCATTGTCTCGTGCTGTAAGAGAATGTGCAATTCCTATAATGAATCGAGTTTCCGAAGCTGTGCTTGTCACCACTGAGTATCTCATTAAGAAAGATTTTGCCACCGAAGTTGATGTCGACAAATTCAGACAAAGTTATAGAAGGTTGGCGCAACAATTGGCTCATAGTATGGTTTTATGCAGCGGTAAAAAGATTTTGGCTGAGACTATCGAAGCTACAATGTTGCAGCTTTTGGGAAATAATCCCAACGATATTCCTATGTTGGAGCTCAGCAACGCCGTTCAAGCCAATGTTGGCCTTTGTGTCGATATTGTGGACAAGATTGCCACTAACAATATTACTGATTTGATTGATGAGAGAATGAGGCCATACATTTTGAATCGTGAACGCCATAAATTCGGTCAACCATATATTGAAAATGGCACACCAGAATCCTCGTTAAGACTTCCAGAACCATTGGGCTTGAGTACTAGAGGATTGAGTGCACAGCAATTGAAGATATACGAGCATTTTGGTGAGTTTTCTGGTGTGGAAAGAAGCAATGCTCCTACCCCGCTCATTGCACAACCGCAACCACACCAACCTCTAGTGCAACAACTTCCACAACAATTACCACAACACCTACCACAACAcctccaacaacaacagctgcaacaacaactgcaacaacaacaacagcaacaacagcaacaacaatatcagcagcagcagcaacaagtgcttcaacaactgcaaccaCATCAACTCCAACAGATTACACAAGACTTCCCGgcacatcaacaacaatcgaGAATGTTACAAGAGGATGTGGCCTCTGTCGAACAGCTTTTCGCTATCATCACACAGTACTGTGAAAAGGCCATCAATCTTCTTGCAGATGTTACTGAGACTAAGATTGCTGATTTACCACCAAACCATCCAATCATGACGGCTCTCACTCAGGCATTAAGTATTGCTCAAGCAAATGCCATCAAGTTCCCTGATTTGTTGCTCAAGGCAGCGCAATATGCTGTTAATTGTCTCTTTACACAAGCACACGAAAATTCTATAGCAAACGAAATCTATGTGATTATGCTCGACAAATTGTGTGAATTTTCTCCCTCAACAGCAAAGGATGTCACTTGGTGGTTAGTCAATTCATCGGATCAACGTAAATTTAATATGCCGGTAATTTTATCGTTGTTGAAAGTACAATTGATTCAACCAACTAAATTGGATTCATCTATTGGTGCATTGATCAAGGAGTCAAACAATCCAGTTGTTGTGAAATTTGGTGCTACATTATTGTACAGTATATTTACAGCGGAGGATTTGGCGCGTCCCATTGCATTGAGATCAGAATTTGCCCACACCTTGGATGCATTGTATGAGTACCAGAGATTGCAATTTAATGACAATGATGAGGAGAACAAGCAGGCCAAGGCCGAAGTTGACAAGTTGTTTGAAGTCCTTGGTAAAGCTGACCCTGTATCAAAGGAGTTGTTTGCCCAGTTGGGTTACGTTTTTGCTGAATGGGTAAGGTTATTGTCGCATGGAAACGAGCAGCTGAAAAAGGATGCATCAGAAGAAGACTTTATTGCTGGTTTAGTCGAGTCTGGTATTTTAACTAACCCCGTGCATTTCAAATCATTTTGGAAGGCTGCTATTGAAATATCAGTTGCTTTGTTTGGTACCGAGCACGAGTTGAGAAGCCGTACTCAACATGAGGCTTATTTGTCGGTTGATTGTTTGGCTATTTTGGTGGTTCGTGTGGTTATGaatgttgaaaatgaagcTCATGCAATTTCGTACCTCAAAAACATTATTGGTGTTGTGTTGTTCAACTTGATTAGTGAGCACGAAGAGGCTAAGGCGGCATGGAATGAACGTGCATATTTCAGATTCTTTTCATCGTTGCTATCAGCATGGAACGATGTATCTGTATTGGACAATGATGCGACAAAGAGTCTTGACTCGcaatttttccaatttatTGGTGAGTGCTTCAACTCGCTTCAACCAATAGTACTTCCCGGTTTCACTTTTGCATGGATCTCGCTTATCAGCCACCGCATGTTTTTGCCCAGATTAATGGAATTGCCTGATGGTGAAGGCTATGCAGTAGGTGTCAAATTGTTGCTGGCATTGTTCAAGTTTCAGGATACTTATCAGCTCAAAGAAAATAGCCATGATGTGTCAAATGTCACATTTAAGGCAATAAATAGAATCTTTGTTGGCTTGTTGCATGAGTATCCAGATTTCTTGGTTGAGTGCCACTACCAGTTGATAGCAGCGGCGCCAAGAGGCTATATCCAACTCAAGAATATAATATTGTCTGCTTCACCCAAGTCGATGACTATACCTGATCCATTCACTCCTGGATTGAAAGTTGAAAGATTGCCAGAAATCAATGATGCTCCAAAAGTGTTTTACAAGCCAATGGATGATTTGATAAGAGCTGGTTTAAAGAAGCCGGTTGAGACATTTTTGCGTATTCCATCATCTAGTCTCGTGAGAGCAATTTACAATGGATTGAAATTGGCACAGCCCAAACAGTCTGATATGTTTGGCATTCCCGAAACGGTTAATTTCAACCACAAGTTGGTGAATGCATTAGTGCTTCATGTTGGAATGAATGCTGTGGCGGAGAAGTCGCCTGCTGGCCGCAACAGTTTTAATAGCAAGAGCTCACAAGTTGCATTATTGGTTGATCTTATGAATTATGGTTCCAATGAATTCAAGTATTTGTTGATCAGCAGTATTGCGAATCAATTGAGGTACCCTAACAGCCATACTCACTGGTTTATTGGAATCATATTGCACTTTTTCTTGTCAAACACGTTATGGAACACTTCTGGATCAAAATTGGCTGTGCAAGAGATTATTACTCGTGTCTTGTTGGAAAGAAGGATCGTTAATAAGCCGCATCCATGGGGACTTACTATCGTATTCCTTGAGTTGGTCAAGAATGATGATTTTGGCTTTTTCGATTTGCCATTTGTTAAGAACTCGATTGATGAGGTCAAGACAATTTTTGACACTCTTGCTGACAATGTGAAGGGTTCGAATTAG
- the ubc1 gene encoding Ubiquitin-conjugating enzyme E2 1 produces the protein MSRVKRIAKELDECRQDTQSGVTLKLNNDNDLTKLTGYFRGPPGTPYEGGIFQVAIDIPNEYPFKPPIMKFSTKVYHPNISSVTGAICLNILKDKWTPVLTLKSTLISLQLLLQSPEPNDPQDAEVAKHYLSNKKGFEETAAYWTTLYAKDGGAGEESGLGNGAAGTRGGASDAALYGIDEEIVAQFENMGFPRDKTIEVLRRMGVKTFKNVNNKSELENKILEELLRECQ, from the coding sequence ATGTCACGCGTGAAGAGAATCGCTAAGGAATTGGACGAGTGTCGTCAGGATACCCAGTCGGGAGTTACTCTTAAGCTTAACAATGATAATGATTTGACTAAACTCACAGGTTATTTCCGTGGACCACCAGGCACACCATACGAGGGCGGAATCTTTCAAGTCGCGATTGATATCCCCAACGAATACCCATTCAAGCCGCCTATTATGAAATTCTCCACCAAAGTTTACCACCCAAATATCTCGTCAGTTACTGGTGCTATATGTCTCAATATCTTGAAGGATAAGTGGACACCAGTGCTCACGTTGAAATCGACTTTGATCTCGTTGCAATTACTCTTACAACTGCCTGAGCCTAATGACCCGCAAGACGCTGAAGTGGCAAAGCATTACTTGAGCAATAAGAAAGGGTTTGAGGAGACTGCTGCATACTGGACTACATTATATGCAAAAGATGGAGGAGCTGGCGAAGAGAGTGGTCTCGGTAATGGTGCTGCTGGAACTAGAGGCGGAGCCAGTGATGCAGCGTTGTACGGTATTGATGAAGAGATTGTGGCACAGTTTGAAAATATGGGATTTCCTAGAGATAAGACTATTGAAGTGTTGAGACGTATGGGAGTAAAGACTTTCAAGAATGTTAACAACAAGAGTGAGTTGGAGAACAAGATTTTGGAAGAATTGTTGAGGGAATGTCAATAA